One genomic segment of Desulfovibrio inopinatus DSM 10711 includes these proteins:
- a CDS encoding right-handed parallel beta-helix repeat-containing protein, which produces MLIKFIMASILSLFCCIPAYAIVVSNATALEEAVAAAHEGGDRSIFLENGQYTLSGPLVVRVDNVTVRSLSGDRDNVTVFGNGMNGTISHVFLVYADGFHLHDVTIGKVAYHGVQFQPGASLAVLQNLRIIDCREQMVKGAYDSSQPDIVSRESIIENCLFEYTAGIGPQSYIGGIDVHAGVDWIVRGNTFKNIKSPSGSLAEHAVHFWSGASGTLVENNIIINCDRGIGFGLGDRGHVNGIIRNNMIVHDGSGSFADVSIGLESAEGAVVVQNSIYMASSYPNAIEYRFTTTKNVLLANNLTNRAIVSRDGGEASVSDNLTTAQADWFVDLSSGDLHLVSAVDSVVGAAPLLSQAPQDFDGQLRQNPTDIGADTMTTLPDLGYVLLLLLDS; this is translated from the coding sequence ATGCTGATTAAATTTATCATGGCAAGCATCTTGAGCTTGTTTTGCTGTATTCCCGCGTACGCCATTGTCGTCAGCAATGCGACTGCACTTGAAGAAGCCGTGGCTGCAGCTCATGAAGGCGGGGATCGATCAATTTTTTTGGAAAATGGACAGTACACGCTGAGTGGACCACTCGTTGTACGCGTAGACAACGTTACTGTCCGGTCACTGTCTGGAGATCGTGATAACGTGACAGTGTTTGGAAATGGAATGAATGGAACGATTTCTCATGTTTTCCTCGTTTATGCTGACGGCTTCCATCTGCACGACGTGACCATCGGCAAAGTGGCGTATCATGGTGTTCAATTTCAACCGGGTGCCTCGCTGGCCGTGCTACAAAATTTGCGGATTATTGATTGTCGGGAGCAGATGGTCAAAGGTGCCTATGATTCCAGTCAACCGGATATTGTGTCACGTGAAAGTATTATCGAAAATTGTCTGTTTGAATACACAGCAGGGATCGGACCTCAATCATATATTGGAGGGATCGATGTTCATGCTGGTGTCGATTGGATTGTGCGTGGAAATACGTTTAAAAACATCAAGAGTCCTTCAGGCTCGTTAGCCGAACACGCCGTTCATTTTTGGTCGGGAGCGTCCGGAACTCTTGTTGAGAACAACATCATTATCAATTGTGACCGCGGGATTGGGTTTGGACTTGGTGACCGCGGGCATGTGAATGGAATTATCCGAAACAATATGATTGTTCATGATGGCTCAGGATCTTTTGCTGATGTAAGCATCGGTTTGGAATCTGCTGAAGGAGCCGTTGTGGTCCAGAACTCCATATATATGGCTTCCAGTTATCCTAATGCCATAGAATATCGATTTACTACGACGAAAAATGTGCTTCTGGCTAACAACTTGACGAATCGAGCCATTGTTTCTCGCGATGGAGGAGAGGCGTCCGTGTCAGATAATCTCACCACAGCGCAAGCTGATTGGTTTGTCGATCTTTCGTCAGGCGACTTGCACCTTGTTTCGGCTGTGGATTCAGTGGTAGGTGCCGCTCCTCTTCTTTCACAGGCCCCGCAGGATTTCGATGGACAATTACGTCAGAACCCAACTGATATTGGAGCGGACACGATGACAACATTGCCGGACCTTGGTTATGTCCTTCTTTTGCTTCTTGACTCGTGA
- a CDS encoding DsrE/DsrF/DrsH-like family protein, which produces MTQEKEKAGFICVKDTLDGAYPSLVLGINAARLGMESKIFYSFMGLNLVLKGGVDHAKFFPPGVMGAIPGMVSLATGMMKKKIDKANIPSLGELMEMAQIEGVELIACKMTVDMMEIDESKLVSGVIVWTAEDFLKYAKECKLCLFT; this is translated from the coding sequence ATGACGCAAGAAAAGGAAAAAGCCGGTTTCATTTGTGTCAAGGACACTTTGGATGGAGCCTATCCGTCTCTGGTTCTGGGCATTAATGCGGCCAGGTTGGGCATGGAAAGCAAAATTTTCTATTCTTTCATGGGGCTGAACCTTGTCTTGAAAGGCGGGGTAGACCATGCCAAATTTTTCCCCCCAGGGGTCATGGGGGCAATTCCTGGTATGGTGTCGCTCGCCACTGGTATGATGAAAAAAAAGATCGACAAAGCCAATATCCCAAGCCTTGGCGAACTGATGGAAATGGCTCAGATTGAAGGGGTGGAGCTCATCGCCTGCAAGATGACCGTTGATATGATGGAAATCGACGAGTCTAAACTCGTTTCAGGCGTCATTGTGTGGACGGCTGAAGATTTTTTGAAATACGCCAAGGAATGTAAACTTTGTCTTTTTACATAA
- a CDS encoding GNAT family N-acetyltransferase has protein sequence MRIRQEEPSDIEAISQLHYAAFQGHPAHESGAEPCEHLIVILLRQAGELTISLVAEENDEIVGHIALSPAILGQTHNPWFLLGPIGVLPAHQRQGIGTALMQVALKQAQVQGVEGVVLVGDLGYYSRFGLRSYSGLTYPGVPDEFVLGLAFGAHPPRGEIQAHRAFKEAMNA, from the coding sequence ATGCGTATTCGACAGGAAGAGCCGTCTGATATCGAAGCGATTTCACAGTTGCACTACGCTGCATTTCAAGGACATCCCGCCCATGAATCAGGCGCTGAACCATGTGAACACCTGATTGTTATATTGCTGCGACAGGCTGGCGAATTAACGATTTCGCTTGTCGCTGAAGAGAATGATGAAATCGTCGGGCATATTGCTCTTTCACCCGCAATTCTTGGACAAACCCACAACCCATGGTTTTTGCTTGGACCGATAGGGGTGTTACCCGCACACCAACGGCAGGGAATTGGCACTGCGTTGATGCAAGTGGCGCTCAAGCAAGCACAAGTCCAAGGCGTAGAAGGTGTCGTGCTTGTTGGCGATCTTGGGTATTATTCGCGTTTTGGATTGAGATCCTATTCCGGGCTGACATACCCTGGAGTACCAGACGAATTTGTTCTTGGGCTTGCGTTTGGAGCACATCCTCCCAGGGGAGAAATTCAAGCGCATCGGGCTTTTAAAGAAGCCATGAACGCATAG
- a CDS encoding disulfide bond formation protein B, whose translation MYRTLGRVLNALCVFMVDFVLAGALFFQFVLQEMPCPLCLLQRIAFIGLAIGPMLNVRFGVRAGHYGISLLSAVYGMAVSGRQVFLHIIPGTGGYGGTVLGLHLYTWAFIFFITSIVIIGIFLFYHDNFLEERDIVYSDGLTKLVFIITALIVLINIISTFFECGMGQCPDNPTHYKILP comes from the coding sequence ATGTATAGGACACTTGGTCGAGTTCTCAACGCACTTTGTGTTTTCATGGTCGATTTTGTCTTGGCCGGCGCATTGTTTTTTCAATTCGTCCTCCAAGAAATGCCCTGCCCTCTTTGCTTGCTCCAACGAATCGCTTTTATTGGGTTGGCAATTGGCCCCATGCTGAATGTTCGTTTCGGTGTGCGCGCCGGGCATTATGGTATCAGCCTCCTGAGTGCCGTGTACGGCATGGCTGTATCTGGCCGGCAAGTTTTCCTTCACATTATTCCCGGCACCGGCGGCTATGGCGGAACTGTTTTGGGTCTCCACCTGTATACTTGGGCTTTCATATTTTTCATTACATCAATTGTAATTATTGGAATTTTTCTTTTTTATCATGATAATTTCCTAGAAGAGCGAGACATTGTCTATTCTGATGGTTTAACGAAACTCGTATTCATTATCACGGCTTTGATTGTTTTGATTAATATCATTTCAACTTTCTTTGAATGTGGTATGGGGCAATGTCCTGACAATCCAACGCATTACAAGATTCTCCCGTAG
- a CDS encoding response regulator, with translation MGKKIILIVDDDETTRELLSLMAEKAGYSTLLASDGNEGLRLLAENAVDVLLFDIFMPEKDGIQFLIELKQKGYPCKTIAISGGAYFGSGVDYLKYAQAFGADQVIVKPVSQEKLLQALHSFEESNKSVDIPSL, from the coding sequence ATGGGAAAAAAAATAATCCTAATTGTGGATGATGATGAAACCACCAGAGAATTACTGTCATTGATGGCAGAAAAAGCTGGTTACAGTACGTTACTCGCAAGCGATGGTAACGAAGGATTGCGTCTTCTTGCAGAGAATGCTGTTGATGTCCTGCTTTTCGATATCTTTATGCCGGAGAAAGATGGAATTCAATTTCTTATTGAGCTCAAGCAGAAAGGGTATCCATGTAAGACTATCGCAATATCTGGTGGCGCATACTTTGGAAGTGGAGTCGACTATCTTAAATATGCTCAGGCTTTTGGCGCCGATCAAGTCATCGTAAAACCAGTTTCTCAAGAAAAACTATTGCAGGCGCTTCACTCTTTCGAAGAATCGAATAAATCGGTGGATATTCCATCATTATAA
- a CDS encoding thiamine pyrophosphate-binding protein, which yields MKAAEYILHALADERLGHIFMVPGGLVDPFLSAFENNPELTPIVCAHEGGAAFMADGYARATNHFGACLAIGGPGVTNMATAVASARADGVPLLVLSGQVPTSWEGRGGFQDSSPASLNDVAMLSPVANPSLSAEHVRLVHHHLRACVAGVVGVPPGPAHLSLPVDVQRSDVEHSWYPVHKSGAHAKICDNEALRNLWEMLNPMQATQAPIKIAILAGYGVVRSNAWKQLRMFAERFDIPVATTMKAKGVLPEDHPLSLGIFGYAGHRPAIDALLSGDVEVLLVLGSGLSQRDTMFWNRKMRPIRSMVHVDINTTVLGRTFDDEVSIMGDCGVVLARLLEMAGAGAAGLETTREGRRTWVKLILESGPRVYEGENCESNASPLHPARVVTALRQVFPRNGAFLMDSGAHRAFCTHYWQTYEPLTFFTAANIGPMGWGIPAAIGVQAALPDRRVAVVTGDGCMLMHGIEMQTAARYNLPVLFVVINNAALGNVWLRAHTQGVVPGTLTTLPCHDWAAFARSLGLEGITVHEPDELIPAFTNALHCGGPVCVDIHCDKNCPTPVTPYSSAKAHWVDDE from the coding sequence ATGAAAGCTGCTGAATATATTCTTCATGCACTTGCTGACGAGAGACTTGGACACATCTTTATGGTTCCGGGAGGGCTTGTCGATCCGTTTCTTTCCGCATTTGAAAATAATCCGGAACTGACTCCCATTGTATGTGCACATGAAGGTGGTGCAGCATTTATGGCAGACGGCTATGCGCGTGCGACGAATCATTTTGGTGCTTGTCTTGCCATTGGTGGGCCCGGAGTTACGAATATGGCCACCGCCGTTGCGTCGGCCAGGGCAGACGGTGTGCCGCTCTTGGTTCTCAGCGGCCAAGTCCCGACATCATGGGAAGGGCGGGGAGGATTTCAGGACTCTTCACCTGCATCGCTTAATGATGTTGCTATGCTGTCTCCTGTAGCGAATCCCTCGTTGTCAGCCGAGCATGTTCGTCTTGTTCATCATCATCTTCGAGCATGTGTTGCCGGTGTTGTTGGAGTTCCCCCAGGACCAGCGCATTTGAGTTTGCCTGTGGATGTGCAGAGATCAGATGTCGAACATTCATGGTATCCCGTCCATAAGTCTGGCGCACATGCAAAAATTTGTGACAATGAAGCGTTAAGGAACTTGTGGGAGATGCTGAATCCGATGCAGGCAACTCAGGCTCCAATAAAAATAGCGATCCTCGCCGGATATGGTGTGGTCAGATCGAATGCCTGGAAACAGCTTCGAATGTTTGCGGAGCGTTTCGATATTCCCGTTGCCACGACCATGAAAGCGAAAGGTGTTTTACCCGAAGACCACCCGCTAAGTTTGGGAATCTTTGGGTATGCCGGTCACCGACCTGCTATTGATGCGTTGCTTTCCGGTGATGTGGAGGTCTTGCTTGTGCTTGGCTCGGGGCTGAGCCAACGTGATACCATGTTTTGGAATCGGAAAATGCGTCCTATTCGCTCCATGGTTCATGTTGATATCAACACAACCGTACTTGGACGAACATTTGATGATGAAGTCAGTATCATGGGAGATTGTGGTGTCGTTTTGGCGAGATTGCTTGAGATGGCTGGTGCTGGAGCCGCTGGTCTGGAAACGACGAGAGAGGGGCGCAGGACTTGGGTGAAGCTCATTCTTGAGAGCGGACCGCGCGTTTATGAGGGAGAAAATTGTGAAAGTAATGCTTCGCCCCTTCATCCTGCACGTGTTGTCACGGCGTTGCGCCAGGTTTTTCCCCGGAATGGTGCCTTTTTAATGGATTCTGGGGCGCATCGGGCTTTTTGCACACACTATTGGCAGACCTATGAACCGTTGACATTTTTTACCGCGGCCAACATCGGACCGATGGGATGGGGAATTCCAGCAGCCATAGGTGTACAGGCCGCGCTGCCGGACCGTCGGGTTGCTGTTGTTACGGGAGATGGTTGCATGCTCATGCATGGTATTGAGATGCAAACTGCAGCTCGATACAACCTGCCTGTTCTCTTTGTCGTCATCAATAATGCTGCACTCGGGAATGTATGGCTTCGCGCGCATACTCAGGGAGTTGTACCGGGAACATTGACGACACTTCCTTGTCATGATTGGGCGGCATTTGCTCGATCTTTGGGACTTGAAGGTATCACAGTCCATGAACCGGATGAACTCATTCCAGCGTTCACCAATGCACTGCATTGTGGTGGACCGGTATGTGTTGACATTCACTGCGACAAAAATTGTCCCACCCCTGTGACGCCGTATAGTTCTGCCAAAGCGCATTGGGTGGACGATGAATAA
- a CDS encoding carboxymuconolactone decarboxylase family protein — protein MARLPDAVESGVRGEAAALFEKLIAKRGRIDGMYTTLLNHPQLAGMIGDLGTFFRFGDSVLDDETREFVILYVASRLRIAYEWVKHKGPARDAGISEDIIEALRQGGRDPLDNLQIDLVSIADCALSLQNIPQQLQDRVVRHVGMHGMLELVALVGFYRLIGGIITCFDVPLPHGESDPFSETSGDMIHESC, from the coding sequence ATGGCCCGTTTACCCGATGCTGTTGAGTCTGGCGTTCGCGGTGAAGCTGCTGCACTATTTGAGAAACTGATAGCGAAACGTGGTCGAATTGACGGCATGTATACAACGCTGTTGAATCACCCACAGCTTGCCGGGATGATTGGCGACTTAGGGACATTTTTTCGATTTGGTGACTCTGTATTGGATGATGAAACCAGAGAGTTCGTTATTTTGTATGTCGCTTCACGTCTTCGTATTGCCTATGAATGGGTTAAGCATAAGGGACCTGCTCGCGATGCAGGAATTTCAGAAGACATTATAGAAGCATTACGGCAAGGTGGCCGTGATCCTTTGGATAACCTTCAGATTGATTTGGTCTCCATCGCAGACTGCGCATTATCATTGCAAAATATTCCACAACAACTTCAAGATCGCGTTGTTCGTCATGTCGGTATGCACGGCATGTTGGAACTTGTCGCTTTGGTAGGATTCTATCGGCTTATTGGTGGGATCATTACATGTTTCGACGTACCACTTCCTCATGGTGAAAGTGATCCTTTTTCCGAAACGTCAGGAGATATGATCCATGAAAGCTGCTGA
- a CDS encoding diguanylate cyclase has product MTDPHISRVLDIDSSRRFVLKYLGLIALLVSIVIASLFFAFNINASKTYLQQLHEYGKTFFDEIVVTRSWVAKHGGVYVPLDTTDGINPYLQRIEGIQAVMTCNNRDYTLKNPALVTRELSESPSHRERLQYKITSLKTLNPSNAPDTFEIESLHAFEQGQTEHTKFDILDGKLYYRYMAPLMTDDTCLKCHAQQGYKRGDIRGGIAVSILAEDFNKKISESRFYMVVSGIGVVALVIFSIMYISRHFIRDLQKAQTVLTNVALTDFLTGLYNRFTGIRLLSQEIARCQRSHDALSIALFDLDHFKKVNDTYGHNVGDEVLVALASLLKKSVRTYDIGCRYGGEEFLFIMPQTSLEHASMITNRLLEELTSAPVITSAGPLSISFSAGIAQYMPDERLEEFIARADTLLYEAKAKNRNQVCS; this is encoded by the coding sequence ATGACTGATCCCCACATTTCGCGTGTGCTGGATATCGATTCCAGCAGGCGCTTTGTCCTGAAATATCTTGGCTTGATTGCTCTTCTTGTTAGTATCGTTATCGCCTCTCTCTTTTTTGCATTTAATATCAACGCTTCGAAGACATACCTTCAACAACTCCACGAATATGGAAAAACTTTTTTTGATGAGATTGTCGTCACGCGAAGTTGGGTGGCAAAACATGGAGGAGTTTATGTCCCCCTCGATACAACAGATGGAATCAATCCTTACCTACAAAGAATAGAAGGAATTCAAGCTGTAATGACTTGCAATAATCGCGACTACACCTTGAAAAATCCAGCACTTGTCACGAGAGAGCTGTCTGAATCCCCTAGTCACAGGGAAAGATTGCAATATAAAATCACAAGCTTAAAAACATTAAATCCTTCAAATGCTCCTGATACATTCGAAATAGAGTCTCTTCATGCTTTTGAGCAAGGACAAACTGAACATACAAAGTTCGATATATTAGATGGCAAGTTGTACTATCGATATATGGCTCCGCTCATGACCGATGACACGTGCTTAAAATGCCATGCTCAACAAGGGTACAAACGTGGTGATATTCGAGGAGGAATTGCCGTTTCCATCCTTGCAGAAGACTTCAATAAAAAAATATCTGAATCACGCTTCTACATGGTTGTCAGTGGCATTGGGGTCGTCGCCTTGGTCATCTTTTCGATTATGTATATTTCACGTCATTTCATTCGAGATTTACAAAAAGCACAAACCGTTCTGACCAATGTCGCGCTGACAGATTTCTTGACCGGTCTCTATAACCGATTCACGGGAATTCGCCTACTCTCTCAAGAAATTGCTCGATGTCAACGCAGTCATGATGCTTTAAGTATCGCGCTTTTCGACCTTGATCACTTTAAAAAAGTCAATGATACCTACGGCCATAACGTTGGCGATGAAGTATTAGTCGCTCTGGCTTCACTTTTGAAAAAAAGTGTCCGGACTTATGATATCGGATGTCGGTATGGGGGAGAAGAGTTTCTTTTTATCATGCCACAAACTTCGCTTGAACATGCGAGTATGATCACCAATCGTCTTCTGGAAGAATTGACGTCAGCACCTGTTATCACCAGCGCTGGCCCTCTATCTATTTCATTTAGTGCTGGCATTGCTCAATATATGCCCGACGAACGGCTGGAAGAATTCATTGCCAGAGCTGACACGCTGTTATACGAAGCCAAAGCGAAAAACCGCAACCAAGTTTGCAGTTAA
- a CDS encoding cation-translocating P-type ATPase, which translates to MNKNTGNAFDEATHNSHALSVADVLRILNTSSRQGLTSTEAASRLKLVGPNILREYRDESSWMRFVRQWHQPLLYILNAAAFITLFLHEYVDASVIFGVVLVNVTLGYIQESKAVKALTALRQTLQVEARVVRDGGTERIAAHDLVPGDILFLEAGDKVSADVRLVESNEYRVNESSLTGESLPVEKDIQPVSREVGLADRTCMSYAGTLVSAGQAKAVVVATGDATEIGRISELVSQAEELETPLTRSISRFSQILLYIILGLGVAGFGAGVLRGEPMVEMLMAAIALAVGAIPEGLPAAVTVILAIGVSRMAKRKAVIRRLPAVETLGGTTVICTDKTGTLTVNQMTVSRIEVLDRQYELTGQGYEFEGEILHITGSKDNSIVSKERDYALFECLKAGALCNDATFVMQDNVQTLIGDPTEGALLVSAVKIGINIDELFLQCKRIDAIPFSSERQYMATLHECGDENIIYVKGAAERIIEFCTQALGSDNHVVCFDTATARATLSTLAEEGMRVLGFAYSHSSRERNVVEQSDLSELVFLGFQAMIDPPRKEAVHAVDACMKAGIRVVMITGDHAHTALAIAESFNIPNQKMATPTFGRVMTGEQLATLTDDEVEQACRSVSVFARVAPEQKLRLVRAFQHDHAIVAMTGDGVNDAPALKQADIGTAMGKTGTEAAKEAADMVLTDDNFATIEAAVEEGRAVFDNLIKFIVWNLPINLGEGLVVLCALFLGITLPMTPVQILWINMTTAGSLGIMLAFEPMESDIMERTPRDPQVSILSFDLVLRITVVGVLLLVVVFGLFFYERSLNASLEQARTVSVNVFVVVSSLYLLNCRSLRHPFWRQNVRGNLWIPFGIVLMMILQVLYTYLPVMNDLFKSSPLSWSSWLRIFMVSFTAMLLVELEKFIRAKFVPQT; encoded by the coding sequence ATGAATAAAAATACTGGTAATGCTTTTGACGAGGCGACTCATAACTCCCACGCATTGAGTGTTGCGGATGTCCTGAGAATCTTAAACACGTCTTCACGACAAGGACTTACATCGACAGAAGCAGCTTCACGGCTGAAGCTTGTCGGCCCGAACATACTTCGAGAATATCGAGATGAGTCGTCGTGGATGCGTTTTGTTCGGCAGTGGCATCAACCTTTATTATACATTCTCAATGCTGCAGCTTTTATTACATTGTTTCTTCATGAATACGTTGACGCAAGTGTTATTTTCGGTGTTGTCCTTGTTAATGTGACCTTAGGCTACATCCAGGAATCCAAGGCGGTAAAGGCGCTGACTGCTTTGCGACAAACGCTGCAAGTTGAAGCGCGTGTTGTTCGCGACGGAGGAACTGAACGAATTGCTGCGCACGATCTTGTTCCTGGTGACATTCTCTTTCTTGAAGCGGGGGATAAAGTTTCAGCCGATGTTCGTCTTGTTGAATCGAACGAATACCGTGTTAATGAATCTTCTTTGACGGGAGAGTCACTTCCCGTTGAAAAAGATATTCAGCCTGTCTCCAGAGAAGTTGGACTCGCCGACCGAACCTGTATGAGTTATGCGGGGACACTTGTTTCTGCCGGACAAGCGAAAGCAGTTGTAGTGGCAACGGGCGATGCAACAGAAATCGGTCGTATATCCGAATTAGTTTCACAAGCCGAAGAACTTGAGACCCCACTCACGCGAAGTATTAGCCGGTTTAGTCAAATATTACTTTATATCATCCTTGGCCTGGGTGTTGCCGGTTTTGGAGCCGGCGTCCTTCGGGGAGAGCCCATGGTCGAGATGCTTATGGCGGCGATTGCTCTCGCTGTTGGAGCTATTCCTGAAGGATTACCTGCTGCTGTGACTGTTATTTTGGCAATTGGGGTGTCCCGAATGGCAAAGCGAAAAGCAGTCATTCGGCGTTTGCCCGCCGTTGAAACGTTGGGCGGCACGACAGTGATTTGCACGGATAAAACAGGCACTTTGACGGTAAATCAAATGACTGTTTCTCGTATTGAGGTTCTTGACCGTCAATACGAGCTGACAGGGCAGGGGTATGAATTTGAAGGGGAAATTCTTCATATTACAGGTAGTAAAGACAATTCAATTGTTTCAAAAGAGCGCGATTATGCTTTGTTTGAATGTCTGAAGGCAGGGGCGTTATGTAATGATGCAACGTTCGTGATGCAAGACAATGTTCAGACTCTTATTGGAGATCCGACAGAAGGTGCTTTGCTCGTTTCTGCTGTCAAAATTGGTATAAATATTGATGAACTTTTTTTACAATGCAAACGTATTGACGCCATTCCTTTTTCCTCAGAACGTCAATATATGGCAACACTACATGAATGTGGTGACGAAAATATAATTTATGTAAAGGGTGCAGCGGAACGAATTATAGAATTTTGCACACAGGCATTGGGCAGCGATAATCATGTTGTATGTTTTGATACGGCTACTGCACGAGCTACTCTCTCGACTTTGGCTGAAGAAGGAATGCGAGTGCTTGGTTTTGCATATAGTCATAGTTCACGAGAAAGAAACGTTGTTGAGCAGAGTGACCTTAGCGAGCTTGTTTTTCTTGGATTTCAAGCCATGATTGATCCTCCTCGTAAAGAGGCTGTCCACGCAGTCGATGCTTGTATGAAGGCAGGAATACGGGTCGTTATGATTACTGGGGACCACGCGCATACAGCATTGGCGATTGCCGAATCCTTCAATATTCCCAATCAGAAAATGGCAACACCTACGTTTGGTCGTGTTATGACGGGGGAGCAGCTCGCGACATTGACAGATGATGAGGTCGAGCAGGCTTGCCGTAGTGTTTCGGTTTTTGCCCGTGTTGCTCCTGAGCAAAAATTGCGTTTAGTCCGAGCATTTCAACACGATCACGCAATTGTTGCGATGACCGGCGACGGGGTCAATGATGCCCCTGCTTTAAAACAGGCCGATATCGGTACAGCCATGGGGAAAACTGGAACTGAAGCTGCCAAAGAAGCCGCCGATATGGTTCTGACCGATGACAATTTTGCTACAATTGAAGCGGCAGTAGAGGAAGGCCGAGCCGTTTTTGATAACCTCATTAAATTTATTGTGTGGAATTTGCCCATTAATTTGGGAGAAGGATTGGTCGTTCTTTGTGCTCTTTTTCTCGGTATCACGTTGCCCATGACTCCGGTTCAAATTTTGTGGATTAATATGACAACGGCTGGTTCGCTTGGTATCATGCTCGCTTTTGAGCCTATGGAATCAGATATTATGGAGCGGACACCACGAGATCCTCAGGTGTCCATTTTGTCGTTCGATTTGGTTCTTCGCATTACCGTCGTCGGCGTATTGTTGTTGGTTGTTGTCTTTGGACTCTTTTTTTATGAACGTTCTTTGAATGCCTCACTTGAGCAGGCCAGAACGGTAAGCGTTAATGTTTTTGTCGTCGTATCTTCCTTATATCTTTTGAATTGTCGCTCTCTTCGTCATCCCTTCTGGAGACAGAATGTGCGAGGGAACCTTTGGATACCGTTTGGTATTGTTCTCATGATGATCTTACAAGTTCTGTATACATATCTTCCTGTTATGAATGATTTATTTAAGAGTTCTCCGCTCTCTTGGTCTTCATGGCTCCGTATTTTCATGGTTTCTTTTACTGCAATGCTGTTGGTTGAGCTTGAGAAGTTTATACGAGCCAAGTTTGTTCCTCAAACATAA
- a CDS encoding DUF5993 family protein produces the protein MAFIFVLGLFSIALGWKGRRRQATMVVLLMLVVSAIVFWHHVTSPLTIDL, from the coding sequence ATGGCATTTATATTTGTATTGGGACTCTTTTCAATTGCCCTCGGCTGGAAAGGTCGTCGCAGGCAGGCCACAATGGTAGTTCTTCTCATGCTCGTCGTTAGTGCGATCGTGTTCTGGCATCACGTTACATCCCCGCTCACCATTGATCTGTAA